The Peribacillus sp. FSL P2-0133 genome has a segment encoding these proteins:
- a CDS encoding deoxynucleoside kinase has protein sequence MNLRKKYNIPNNAVITIAGTVGVGKSTMTNALADALQFRTSFEKVDTNPYLDKFYDDFNRWSFHLQIYFLAERFKEQKKIFEYGGGFIQDRSIYEDTGIFAKMHYEKGTMNDVDYETYTSLFNAMVMTPYFPHPDLLIYLEGSLDDILDRIQERGRPMEQHTPIEYWQEMHGRYEEWIDQFNACPVLRLNINEYDLMQDEASIEPLIKRIAEYMEQTKLLRNI, from the coding sequence ATGAACTTACGAAAGAAATATAACATTCCAAATAACGCTGTCATTACGATAGCAGGGACGGTTGGCGTAGGAAAATCGACCATGACCAATGCTTTAGCCGATGCCCTTCAATTCAGGACATCCTTTGAAAAGGTTGATACGAACCCCTATCTGGATAAGTTTTACGATGATTTTAATCGTTGGAGTTTCCACCTGCAAATCTATTTCCTCGCTGAACGTTTTAAAGAGCAAAAAAAAATCTTCGAATATGGCGGCGGTTTTATCCAAGACCGTTCCATTTATGAAGACACCGGGATATTTGCAAAAATGCATTATGAAAAAGGCACGATGAATGATGTGGACTACGAAACTTATACAAGCCTTTTCAACGCCATGGTAATGACGCCATACTTCCCGCACCCTGATTTACTTATCTATCTCGAAGGTTCGCTGGATGATATCCTCGACCGGATCCAAGAGCGTGGACGTCCAATGGAACAGCATACCCCAATTGAATATTGGCAGGAAATGCACGGCCGTTATGAAGAATGGATTGATCAATTCAACGCCTGCCCTGTCCTTCGGTTAAATATAAACGAATATGACCTTATGCAGGATGAAGCAAGCATCGAACCTCTTATAAAACGGATTGCCGAATATATGGAGCAAACCAAGTTGTTGCGAAATATTTAA
- a CDS encoding isochorismatase family cysteine hydrolase, with the protein MNRPESPSFALLIIDMINDFDFKYGNMLLEHTKLIVDPILELKKQMKEKGFPIIYINDHYDLWQADFDKIIDRCKNEGNASLIERIKPQQDEFFLIKPKHSAFYGTALNTLLKRLNVETLIITGIAGNICVLFTANDAYMREYKLWIPKDCIASASKEDNHYALKMMNHVLKASIKDGEDF; encoded by the coding sequence ATGAATCGACCTGAATCACCTTCTTTTGCATTGCTTATCATTGATATGATCAATGATTTTGATTTCAAATACGGGAATATGCTCCTTGAACATACGAAACTTATCGTCGATCCGATTTTGGAATTAAAAAAGCAAATGAAAGAAAAAGGTTTTCCAATCATTTATATCAACGACCATTATGATTTATGGCAGGCTGACTTCGATAAAATTATTGATAGATGTAAAAATGAAGGAAATGCCTCATTAATCGAAAGGATAAAACCTCAACAGGACGAATTCTTTCTCATCAAGCCGAAACATTCCGCATTTTATGGGACGGCACTCAATACACTACTTAAACGATTAAACGTGGAAACCCTGATCATTACTGGAATAGCTGGCAACATCTGCGTGCTATTCACAGCCAATGATGCCTATATGCGGGAATATAAATTATGGATTCCGAAGGATTGCATCGCTTCTGCATCAAAGGAAGATAATCATTACGCATTAAAGATGATGAACCATGTTCTCAAGGCATCCATAAAAGATGGTGAAGACTTTTAA
- the tadA gene encoding tRNA adenosine(34) deaminase TadA, which produces MKDDVYYMNLALKEAKKAQMLNEVPIGALIVIDDQVISTGHNLRETEQNATAHAELLAINEACKELGSWRLEDATLYVTLEPCPMCAGAILQSRVKRVVFGAHDPKAGCAGTFMDLLQDERFNHQCDVTSGVLGEECGWILTSFFKELRDRKKTLKREQALKIAEENK; this is translated from the coding sequence ATGAAGGATGATGTTTATTACATGAATTTAGCCTTAAAGGAAGCAAAAAAGGCGCAGATGTTGAATGAAGTGCCGATTGGCGCTTTAATCGTAATAGACGATCAAGTTATTTCGACAGGGCATAACCTGAGGGAAACGGAACAGAATGCGACGGCACATGCGGAGCTGCTTGCGATCAATGAGGCTTGCAAGGAACTTGGCAGTTGGCGCCTTGAAGATGCGACATTATACGTAACGCTGGAACCTTGTCCCATGTGTGCTGGGGCCATCTTGCAATCAAGGGTGAAAAGGGTAGTTTTTGGAGCGCATGATCCAAAGGCAGGTTGTGCAGGGACATTCATGGATTTACTTCAAGATGAACGCTTTAACCATCAATGTGATGTAACAAGCGGTGTATTGGGGGAAGAGTGCGGCTGGATATTGACTTCTTTTTTTAAAGAGCTTAGGGATAGAAAGAAAACTTTGAAAAGAGAGCAAGCACTTAAGATTGCCGAAGAAAATAAATAG
- the serS gene encoding serine--tRNA ligase — MLDLKYVRNNFEEVKRVLQFRGEDLTDLGKFEELDVKRRTLIADTEKLKSQRNEVSQQVAVLKREKKDADQLIAQMREVGDRIKGFDDELREVEAQLETLLLSIPNIPHESVPVGETEDDNVEIRKWGELPEFKFEPKPHWDVAGDLGILDFERAAKVTGSRFVFYRGLGARLERALISFMLDLHVEEHGYEEMLPPYMVNRASMTGTGQLPKFEEDAFRIESDDYFLIPTAEVPVTNFHRDEIMSTDDLPISYAAYSASFRSEAGSAGRDTRGLIRQHQFNKVELVKFVKPEDSYAELENLTGHAEKVLQLLGLPYRVLSMCTGDLGFTAAKKYDIEVWIPSYGTYREISSCSNFEAFQARRANIRFRRDAKGKPEHVHTLNGSGLAIGRTVAALLENYQQEDGSVIIPEVLRPYMRGAEVIKP, encoded by the coding sequence ATGTTGGATTTGAAATATGTAAGAAATAATTTTGAAGAAGTGAAGCGTGTATTGCAATTTAGAGGGGAAGATTTGACCGATTTAGGTAAATTCGAGGAACTGGATGTAAAGCGCCGGACTTTGATTGCTGATACGGAAAAGTTGAAAAGCCAAAGAAATGAAGTTTCACAGCAAGTGGCCGTATTGAAACGGGAAAAAAAGGATGCAGATCAGTTGATTGCCCAAATGCGTGAAGTTGGTGACCGTATCAAAGGGTTCGATGATGAACTTCGTGAAGTGGAAGCACAGTTAGAAACATTACTTCTTTCCATTCCGAATATTCCGCATGAAAGTGTGCCTGTTGGTGAGACGGAAGACGATAATGTCGAAATCCGTAAATGGGGAGAGTTACCGGAATTCAAGTTTGAACCGAAACCACACTGGGATGTAGCTGGAGATTTAGGCATCCTGGATTTTGAACGGGCAGCAAAAGTGACCGGAAGCCGATTTGTATTTTATAGGGGTCTTGGTGCTCGATTAGAGCGTGCTTTAATTAGCTTTATGTTGGACCTTCATGTTGAGGAACATGGATATGAAGAAATGCTGCCGCCATATATGGTGAACCGTGCAAGCATGACTGGGACAGGTCAATTGCCAAAATTCGAAGAGGATGCTTTCCGTATCGAAAGTGATGATTACTTCTTGATTCCTACAGCCGAAGTCCCGGTGACAAACTTCCATCGTGATGAAATCATGAGCACGGACGATCTGCCGATAAGCTATGCGGCATACAGCGCTTCATTCCGTTCAGAGGCAGGATCTGCTGGTCGTGATACCCGCGGGTTAATTCGTCAGCACCAGTTCAATAAAGTTGAACTAGTGAAGTTCGTGAAGCCGGAAGATTCTTATGCAGAATTGGAAAATCTCACAGGTCATGCCGAAAAGGTCCTTCAGTTGCTAGGCCTTCCATACCGAGTGCTGAGCATGTGTACGGGAGATCTTGGATTCACTGCTGCTAAAAAGTATGATATCGAGGTTTGGATCCCGAGTTATGGGACGTACCGAGAAATTTCTTCTTGCAGTAACTTTGAAGCATTCCAGGCTAGACGGGCCAATATCCGCTTCAGACGTGACGCAAAAGGCAAACCGGAACATGTCCATACTCTAAATGGATCAGGTCTGGCAATCGGCCGTACAGTCGCTGCCCTTTTGGAAAATTATCAGCAGGAAGATGGCAGTGTTATCATTCCTGAAGTATTACGTCCATATATGCGCGGTGCGGAAGTCATTAAACCGTAA
- a CDS encoding deoxynucleoside kinase codes for MKSTPFITVEGPIGVGKTSLAKVIADHFQISLLKEIVDENPFLGKFYKDIDEWSFQTEMFFLCNRYKQLEDIEKKYLTNNQAVVADYHIFKNLIFAERTLKNGQYNKYLEIFNILTRDMPKPNMVIYLNASLDTLISRIGKRGREFEKNISSIYLEQLSADYRTFMEAFEKQHPDIPVLTFNGDELDFVGNKDDLKTIISQIANALHKGVKSNELTKEI; via the coding sequence ATGAAATCCACCCCATTTATCACCGTCGAAGGTCCAATCGGCGTGGGAAAAACATCACTTGCAAAAGTTATCGCAGATCATTTTCAAATTTCATTATTGAAGGAAATTGTAGATGAAAATCCATTTCTCGGGAAATTCTATAAAGATATTGATGAGTGGAGCTTTCAAACAGAAATGTTTTTTCTGTGTAACCGGTATAAACAATTGGAAGATATCGAAAAAAAGTATCTTACTAATAACCAAGCCGTGGTGGCTGATTACCATATATTCAAGAACTTGATATTTGCTGAACGAACGTTAAAGAACGGACAATACAATAAATACCTTGAAATATTCAATATTTTAACACGGGATATGCCTAAACCTAATATGGTGATTTATTTAAATGCAAGTCTTGATACTCTTATCTCCCGAATCGGTAAAAGAGGTCGTGAGTTCGAAAAAAATATATCCTCCATTTATTTAGAGCAGTTATCCGCGGATTATCGAACATTCATGGAAGCATTTGAGAAACAGCACCCTGACATACCTGTTCTTACATTCAACGGAGATGAGCTGGATTTTGTCGGGAACAAGGATGATTTGAAAACGATAATCAGCCAAATTGCGAACGCCCTGCACAAAGGAGTAAAGTCAAATGAACTTACGAAAGAAATATAA